CTAATTTCATTACGCGTTCTCCTTATCTTCAAGTATTTTAAAGCTATACTCTTCAATAACTGTATTCGCAAATAATTTTTCACTTAACGTATTAACTACGTTTTCTATTGTTTGTTCGTCTGTTTCATCTACTGTCATATAAATCACTTTACCAACTCTTATATCATTGACTTGCTCATATCCTAAATCGTGAACCGCTCTGTTTAATGCTTGTCCTTGTGTATCTAAAACTTGACCTTGTAATGTGATGTGCAATTCAATATTCTTCATTTATAGTTCCTCCAGTTTTTTGTAAAATGTTTCATATGTGTCAATTAATGAACCTGTGTCTTCTCTATATACATCTTTATCAAAATTCTCTTTCGTTTCTTTGTCCCATATTCTGCATGTGTCAGGTGAAATTTCATCTGCTAACAAAATGTTGCCATCTTCAGTGATACCAAATTCAATTTTGTAATCTACTAAAATCAAATTCATGTCATCCATTAGTTCACTAAGCACACGATTCACATTTAATGCTTGTTCTTTTATAGTTGAAAGTTGTTCCTCTGTAGCAATATTTAATAACGCGACATGATCATCAGTAATTAACGGATCATTTAATTCGTCTTTCT
The Mammaliicoccus sp. Dog046 genome window above contains:
- the purS gene encoding phosphoribosylformylglycinamidine synthase subunit PurS, yielding MKNIELHITLQGQVLDTQGQALNRAVHDLGYEQVNDIRVGKVIYMTVDETDEQTIENVVNTLSEKLFANTVIEEYSFKILEDKENA